Proteins co-encoded in one Flavivirga eckloniae genomic window:
- a CDS encoding VPS10 domain-containing protein, with product MINLTKIVWTWLCLVCMLSSASAQKKITKDSLLNGLKFRSIGPAFNSGRIADIAIHPENENIWYVGVGSGGVWKTINSGTTWTPIFDEQTSYSIGCITIDPNNSHTIWVGTGENVGGRHVGFGDGIYVSYDDGKTWENKGLKKSEHISKIIIHPEDPNTIWVAAQGPLWKDGGERGVYKSTDGGSSWVKTLGDNQWTGATDLIIDPENANTLYAATWQRHRTVAAYLGGGPGSGIHKSTDGGLTWKKLTTGIPKSNLGKIGLALSPFNSDVVYAAIEMDRRKGGVFMSSNKGESWVKQSDAVSGGTGPHYYQELYASPHQEGKLYLMSNYVQESDDHGKTFKSMNEKKKHVDSHALVFKKSDENYLMFGTDGGLYETFDKTKTWRFINNLPITQYYKLAVDDTAPFYNIYGGTQDNGSHGGPSRTLSSQGITSADWWNTLGADGHQSAIEPGNPNITYGEYQEGWLFRIDQTTGETVFIQPQPKEGEPYERFNWDSPILVSPHKPTRLYFASQRVWKSENRGDEWTPISTDLTRNQNRIELPIMGKQQSWDNAWDVLAMSNYNTITSLAESPKQEGLIYAGTDDGIIQITENGGETWRKLELGSIKGIPSTAFVNDVRADLFDASTVYVALDNHKYGDFKPYLVKSTDKGKTWRSITGDLPGRLVTWRLVQDHVKKELLFVATEFGVYFTSNGGANWVKLSNGIPTISVRDITIQRREDDLVAATFGRGFYILDDISALRSFNTNTKKAEASLFKVKPAYWYIQKQGMYGQGNSHYVADNPPFGAVFTYYLPEKTKTLKAKRKTNEKLKDKENEGIDFPGWEALEKEKQQEKPVILLTVKDSEGNLIKTIKGTNSKGFNRASWDLSYPDRKGEKLKPVKKEHSWGNNKVLVAPGNYTVTLYKRVDGKTDQIGAPQEFKVVQLKEGTLKGASHDKIKAFSEDFQVFQKDLNVTSLVLSKQLLLIGAMKRAADKAINPSNTLVSKINSTRLKLLNLDKQLSGDKTKDEIGEKFNPTPKDGETIGLFVAKTTYGPTATHIAAINRAKSQLKQIKSKLNSIIQDDLSQIEKDLKNAGAPWLEGQGLIND from the coding sequence ATGATTAATTTAACTAAAATTGTATGGACCTGGCTATGCCTTGTCTGTATGTTATCCTCAGCATCTGCTCAAAAAAAAATCACTAAAGATTCTTTACTTAACGGACTTAAATTTAGAAGTATAGGTCCAGCATTTAATTCAGGACGCATTGCCGATATAGCGATACATCCGGAAAATGAAAATATCTGGTATGTAGGCGTGGGATCCGGTGGCGTATGGAAAACCATAAACTCGGGTACGACTTGGACTCCGATATTTGACGAACAAACCAGTTATTCTATAGGATGTATAACTATAGATCCCAATAATTCCCATACCATTTGGGTAGGCACGGGAGAAAATGTTGGAGGCCGACATGTTGGCTTTGGAGATGGTATTTATGTAAGTTATGATGATGGTAAAACTTGGGAGAATAAAGGATTGAAGAAATCTGAACACATTTCAAAAATCATTATTCATCCAGAAGACCCTAATACCATTTGGGTAGCCGCTCAAGGACCTTTATGGAAAGATGGGGGAGAGCGTGGCGTTTATAAATCCACCGATGGAGGAAGCTCATGGGTTAAAACTTTGGGTGATAACCAATGGACAGGAGCAACCGATTTAATTATTGATCCGGAAAATGCTAATACGCTATATGCTGCAACCTGGCAAAGACATAGAACTGTGGCTGCCTATTTGGGAGGCGGACCAGGTTCTGGAATCCATAAAAGTACAGATGGCGGATTAACCTGGAAAAAACTAACAACAGGAATCCCTAAATCGAATCTCGGAAAAATAGGGCTAGCTTTATCGCCATTTAATTCCGATGTCGTTTATGCAGCCATCGAAATGGATAGGCGTAAAGGAGGCGTGTTTATGTCTTCAAACAAAGGAGAATCGTGGGTAAAACAGTCTGATGCTGTCTCTGGTGGTACGGGACCTCATTACTATCAGGAATTGTACGCTTCACCACATCAAGAAGGAAAACTTTATTTAATGAGCAATTATGTTCAGGAATCCGACGATCATGGGAAGACGTTTAAATCGATGAACGAAAAGAAGAAACACGTCGATAGTCATGCCTTGGTATTTAAGAAAAGTGATGAAAACTATTTAATGTTTGGAACCGATGGCGGGCTTTATGAAACGTTCGATAAAACCAAAACCTGGAGGTTTATAAATAACTTACCTATAACACAGTACTACAAACTTGCGGTAGACGATACGGCACCGTTTTACAATATTTATGGTGGTACTCAAGATAACGGATCGCATGGAGGACCATCCAGAACTTTAAGTAGTCAAGGTATAACCAGTGCAGATTGGTGGAATACTTTAGGTGCTGATGGGCATCAATCGGCCATAGAACCGGGGAACCCAAACATTACTTATGGTGAGTATCAAGAAGGCTGGTTGTTTAGAATTGACCAAACAACAGGAGAAACTGTTTTTATACAGCCACAACCCAAAGAAGGTGAACCTTATGAACGGTTTAATTGGGATTCACCAATATTGGTAAGTCCGCATAAACCAACGCGATTGTATTTTGCATCACAACGTGTGTGGAAATCGGAAAATAGAGGAGATGAATGGACGCCAATTTCTACAGACCTTACTAGAAACCAAAACCGAATCGAGCTTCCAATTATGGGTAAACAACAGAGTTGGGATAATGCTTGGGACGTGTTAGCAATGTCTAATTATAACACCATTACATCTTTGGCGGAATCGCCTAAACAAGAAGGACTTATTTATGCCGGAACAGACGATGGTATTATTCAAATAACAGAAAATGGAGGCGAAACGTGGCGTAAATTGGAATTAGGTTCTATAAAAGGGATTCCAAGCACTGCTTTTGTAAATGATGTTCGTGCAGATTTATTTGACGCATCTACGGTGTATGTAGCACTCGATAATCATAAATATGGAGATTTTAAACCGTATTTAGTTAAGAGTACCGATAAAGGAAAAACATGGCGTTCTATTACCGGAGATTTGCCAGGCAGACTCGTTACATGGCGCTTGGTGCAAGACCATGTTAAAAAAGAACTTTTGTTCGTGGCTACAGAGTTTGGGGTTTATTTTACTTCCAATGGTGGTGCGAATTGGGTTAAACTTAGTAATGGCATTCCAACAATTTCTGTTAGAGATATTACCATTCAAAGACGAGAAGATGACTTGGTAGCAGCTACATTTGGTCGTGGGTTTTATATTTTAGATGATATAAGCGCATTAAGGTCGTTTAATACCAATACGAAAAAAGCAGAAGCCTCTTTATTTAAAGTAAAACCAGCTTATTGGTATATTCAAAAGCAAGGGATGTATGGACAAGGGAATTCACATTATGTGGCAGACAATCCACCGTTTGGAGCTGTGTTTACATATTATTTGCCAGAAAAAACAAAGACCTTAAAAGCCAAACGTAAAACAAATGAAAAGCTAAAGGATAAAGAAAATGAAGGTATTGATTTCCCAGGTTGGGAGGCTTTGGAAAAAGAAAAACAACAGGAAAAACCAGTTATACTTTTAACTGTAAAAGATAGCGAAGGGAATTTAATAAAAACCATTAAAGGCACTAATTCAAAAGGATTTAATCGAGCGAGTTGGGATTTAAGTTACCCAGATCGCAAAGGTGAAAAGTTAAAGCCTGTAAAAAAAGAGCATTCTTGGGGTAATAATAAAGTTTTAGTTGCGCCCGGTAACTATACCGTAACACTTTATAAAAGAGTAGATGGCAAAACAGATCAAATTGGTGCTCCTCAGGAGTTTAAAGTCGTTCAACTAAAAGAAGGTACGCTTAAAGGAGCTTCCCACGATAAAATAAAAGCTTTCTCTGAAGATTTTCAAGTCTTTCAAAAAGACCTTAACGTTACAAGTTTAGTTTTGTCTAAGCAATTGTTGTTAATAGGAGCTATGAAGCGTGCTGCAGATAAAGCTATAAACCCATCTAACACCCTGGTAAGTAAAATTAATAGTACCAGACTAAAGTTATTAAATCTGGATAAGCAACTTTCTGGAGATAAAACTAAAGATGAAATAGGCGAGAAATTTAATCCAACACCTAAAGATGGTGAAACGATTGGCTTATTTGTGGCAAAAACAACTTATGGTCCTACTGCTACGCATATTGCAGCTATTAACCGAGCTAAAAGCCAGTTGAAACAAATTAAATCTAAATTGAATTCAATTATTCAAGATGATTTAAGCCAGATTGAAAAGGATTTGAAAAATGCTGGAGCACCTTGGCTTGAAGGACAAGGGCTGATTAATGATTAA
- a CDS encoding alpha-ketoacid dehydrogenase subunit alpha/beta → MEYHIENLDKDLLIQLYKGILKPRMIEEKMLILLRQGKISKWFSGIGQEAIAVGVTMALNKEEYILPMHRNLGVFTTREIPLHRLFGQWQGKASGFTKGRDRSFHFGTQDYKIVGMISHLGPQLGVADGIALASKLKNKNEVTAVFTGEGGTSEGDFHEALNVASVWQLPVLFCVENNGYGLSTPTKEQYNCENIADRGLGYGMESHIIDGNNIVEVYKKVDELAQSVRENPRPILLEFKTFRMRGHEEASGVKYVPKELMEAWAVKDPVLNFETFLIENDLLSNSENTTIKAEIITEINKGLDIAFAEEPVIPDETNELNDVYQEFEYEGVDGLEKYDDIRFVDAVSDAIKQSMQQHDDLVIMGQDIAEYGGAFKITKGFVEQFGKDRVRNTPICESAIVEAAMGLSIAGIKSIVEMQFADFVTSGFNPVVNYLAKSHYRWGQQADVVIRMPCGGGVAAGPFHSQTNEAWFTKTPGLKVVYPAFPYDAKGLLTTAINDPNPVLFFEHKGLYRSIRQEVPADYFTLPFGKASVIREGQDVTIISYGAAVHWALETLNNNTEISADLIDLRTLQPLDVETIYQSVRKTGKAIVLQEDSLFGGIASDISALIMEHCFESLDAPVKRVASMETPIPFASQLEEQYLSKNRFETVLKELLEY, encoded by the coding sequence ATGGAATATCATATTGAAAATCTTGATAAAGATCTATTAATACAGCTATATAAAGGCATATTAAAGCCAAGAATGATAGAAGAGAAGATGCTTATTCTGTTGCGTCAAGGAAAAATTAGCAAATGGTTTTCTGGAATAGGACAAGAGGCCATAGCAGTTGGCGTGACCATGGCTTTAAATAAGGAAGAGTATATTTTACCAATGCACAGAAATTTAGGAGTGTTTACTACGCGTGAGATTCCGTTACATAGGTTGTTCGGACAATGGCAAGGTAAGGCTTCCGGTTTTACAAAAGGACGAGATAGATCGTTTCATTTTGGAACCCAAGATTATAAAATAGTTGGCATGATTTCTCATTTAGGGCCGCAATTGGGTGTAGCAGATGGTATTGCACTAGCTTCTAAGTTAAAAAACAAAAATGAGGTTACGGCTGTTTTTACAGGAGAAGGCGGTACGAGCGAAGGCGATTTTCATGAAGCATTAAATGTGGCATCCGTTTGGCAATTACCCGTACTGTTTTGTGTTGAAAACAATGGCTACGGATTGTCTACCCCAACGAAAGAGCAATACAATTGCGAAAATATTGCCGATAGAGGTTTGGGATATGGTATGGAGTCGCATATTATAGACGGCAATAACATTGTTGAAGTTTATAAAAAAGTTGATGAATTAGCGCAAAGTGTACGTGAAAATCCAAGACCCATTTTATTAGAATTTAAAACTTTTAGAATGCGTGGTCATGAAGAGGCGAGTGGTGTAAAATATGTTCCGAAGGAACTTATGGAAGCTTGGGCTGTAAAAGATCCGGTTTTAAACTTTGAAACCTTTTTAATAGAAAATGATCTATTGAGCAATTCTGAAAACACGACGATTAAAGCTGAAATTATAACAGAAATTAACAAAGGTTTGGATATAGCTTTTGCTGAAGAACCTGTAATTCCTGATGAAACAAATGAATTAAATGATGTGTATCAAGAATTTGAATATGAGGGTGTTGATGGTTTGGAAAAATATGATGATATTCGTTTTGTTGATGCCGTATCCGACGCTATAAAGCAAAGTATGCAACAACACGACGACCTGGTTATTATGGGACAGGATATTGCAGAATATGGTGGTGCGTTTAAGATAACAAAAGGGTTTGTTGAGCAGTTTGGAAAAGATCGTGTGCGTAATACACCCATTTGTGAATCTGCTATAGTTGAGGCTGCCATGGGATTATCGATAGCTGGAATAAAAAGCATTGTAGAAATGCAGTTTGCAGATTTTGTAACTTCAGGATTTAACCCGGTTGTTAATTATTTGGCAAAGTCACATTACAGATGGGGACAGCAAGCCGATGTGGTTATTAGAATGCCTTGTGGAGGCGGTGTGGCTGCCGGACCTTTTCACTCACAAACTAATGAAGCCTGGTTTACAAAAACCCCTGGTTTAAAGGTTGTTTATCCTGCGTTTCCTTACGATGCTAAAGGGTTACTAACGACTGCAATTAACGATCCGAATCCTGTTTTGTTTTTTGAGCACAAGGGTTTGTACAGAAGTATTCGGCAAGAAGTACCCGCAGATTATTTTACTTTACCTTTTGGAAAAGCTTCTGTGATTAGGGAAGGACAAGATGTCACCATTATTAGTTACGGCGCTGCTGTGCATTGGGCTTTAGAAACATTAAATAACAACACCGAAATTTCGGCAGATTTAATAGATTTAAGGACACTTCAACCCCTGGATGTAGAAACCATATACCAATCGGTTAGAAAAACAGGAAAAGCCATTGTTTTACAAGAAGATTCCTTATTTGGCGGTATTGCCAGCGATATTTCTGCATTAATCATGGAACATTGTTTTGAATCTCTTGATGCTCCGGTAAAACGTGTTGCCAGTATGGAAACCCCTATACCGTTTGCAAGTCAGTTAGAAGAACAATACTTATCTAAAAATAGATTTGAAACTGTGTTGAAGGAGCTTTTGGAGTATTGA
- a CDS encoding isopenicillin N synthase family dioxygenase, which translates to MTSIPSVDLNDFISDNPATKQKFVDAIGKAYEEIGFVALKGHFLDDALVEKLYKEVKNFFDLPIETKQRYEDPEIGGQRGYVSFGKESAKGKKEGDLKEFWHFGQYVEDNAELKAEYPENVIVDELPDFNTTGKEAYKMLEKTAQYVLRALALHLGLEETYFDAFIHNGNSILRPIHYPPITTEPKEAIRAAAHGDINLITLLMGAQGRGLQVQNHKGEWIDAIAQPDELMINVGDMLSRHTNNKLKSTIHRVINPPKELWGTSRYSIPFFMHPISDMKLDVLENCIDDKNPKSFDDITAGEFLNERLIELGLIKKK; encoded by the coding sequence ATGACTAGTATACCGAGTGTAGATTTAAATGATTTTATTTCTGATAATCCTGCTACAAAACAAAAATTTGTCGATGCTATTGGAAAAGCATACGAAGAAATTGGTTTTGTGGCCTTAAAAGGTCATTTTTTAGATGATGCTCTGGTAGAGAAGTTATATAAAGAAGTTAAGAATTTTTTCGATTTACCTATTGAAACGAAACAACGTTATGAAGATCCGGAAATTGGCGGACAACGTGGTTATGTATCCTTCGGAAAAGAAAGCGCCAAAGGTAAAAAGGAAGGCGACTTAAAAGAATTTTGGCATTTTGGACAGTATGTTGAAGACAATGCAGAACTTAAAGCTGAATACCCTGAAAATGTTATTGTTGATGAACTTCCTGATTTTAATACCACAGGTAAGGAAGCTTACAAGATGCTGGAAAAAACAGCGCAATACGTGTTACGCGCACTAGCTTTACATTTAGGATTGGAAGAAACGTATTTTGATGCTTTTATTCATAATGGAAATTCTATTTTAAGACCCATTCATTACCCGCCTATTACCACAGAACCTAAAGAAGCCATTCGTGCTGCCGCACATGGCGATATTAACCTAATCACATTATTAATGGGAGCGCAAGGCCGTGGCTTACAAGTGCAGAATCATAAAGGTGAATGGATTGATGCCATTGCGCAACCTGATGAGCTTATGATTAATGTTGGAGACATGCTTTCTAGACATACTAATAACAAATTGAAATCTACAATACACCGCGTTATAAACCCGCCTAAAGAGCTTTGGGGCACATCGCGCTACTCTATTCCGTTTTTTATGCACCCTATAAGTGATATGAAATTAGATGTATTGGAAAATTGTATAGACGATAAAAACCCTAAATCGTTTGATGACATTACCGCCGGAGAGTTTTTAAACGAAAGACTCATTGAACTAGGTTTAATTAAGAAAAAATAA
- a CDS encoding translation initiation factor, protein MDLQDQLKNLFPDHVPTEDPVENKTEGSKIWMQDDPIICKYEKRKGKPITILEGYTGANEDFKALAKDIKTKLSVGGSFKDDKIIIQGDYRDKIMKMLEDKGFNAKRVGG, encoded by the coding sequence ATGGATTTACAAGACCAATTAAAAAACCTGTTTCCAGATCATGTACCAACAGAAGATCCTGTTGAAAACAAAACCGAAGGTTCGAAAATATGGATGCAGGACGATCCTATTATTTGCAAATACGAAAAACGTAAAGGCAAACCCATTACCATATTAGAAGGTTATACGGGTGCTAACGAAGACTTTAAGGCTTTAGCCAAAGACATTAAAACCAAACTAAGTGTTGGTGGCAGTTTTAAAGATGACAAGATTATTATTCAAGGGGATTATCGTGATAAAATAATGAAAATGCTCGAAGACAAAGGCTTTAATGCAAAACGTGTTGGAGGATAA
- a CDS encoding DUF1835 domain-containing protein yields MSKQPLNITNGDVLTNYLSELDIIGETLTWQEMLCEGSTVVEIGSETFLDTRKAFLSSYYDIDLDVHKIKSELNKLDDFEKYSEIILWFEYDLFCHINMIAVIQLISQKKIELPISLVCSGRIEGSKTLKGLAELNPEQLIDHYKKRVTLNSEDLDLAKTIWNIYCGKDHNLLKPYVTKESSFKYLSNCLKAHLERFPDSVYGLNVMEKNILEIVKNNTIKSKHHLLGYALNYQGYYGFGDLQISRVIEKLNIFFTEEDQFLALNRKGHEALLGQYNLATKIDNNMVYGGVKRLDYQFNKKQNKLVKTV; encoded by the coding sequence ATGAGCAAACAACCTCTCAATATTACCAATGGAGATGTACTAACCAACTATCTGAGTGAATTAGACATTATTGGTGAAACACTTACCTGGCAGGAAATGCTTTGTGAAGGCTCTACTGTTGTGGAGATTGGTTCTGAAACATTTTTAGATACCAGAAAAGCATTTTTAAGCTCGTATTATGATATTGATTTAGATGTTCACAAAATTAAATCGGAGTTAAATAAGCTGGATGATTTCGAAAAGTATTCTGAAATTATACTATGGTTTGAATACGATTTATTTTGTCACATTAATATGATTGCTGTGATCCAATTGATTTCACAAAAGAAAATCGAGCTTCCAATTTCTCTTGTTTGTAGCGGTAGAATTGAAGGTAGTAAAACCTTGAAGGGGTTAGCAGAATTAAACCCGGAGCAATTAATCGATCATTATAAAAAAAGGGTAACGTTAAACTCAGAAGATTTAGATCTGGCTAAAACCATCTGGAATATTTATTGTGGCAAAGACCACAACCTACTAAAGCCATATGTTACAAAAGAATCTTCATTTAAGTATTTAAGCAATTGTTTAAAAGCGCATTTAGAGCGTTTTCCAGATTCGGTATATGGCTTAAATGTGATGGAAAAGAATATACTAGAGATCGTTAAAAACAACACTATAAAATCCAAACATCATTTATTGGGCTATGCGCTTAATTATCAAGGCTATTATGGGTTTGGAGATCTTCAAATTTCAAGGGTTATAGAAAAACTCAATATATTCTTTACAGAGGAAGACCAATTCTTGGCGCTTAACAGAAAAGGCCATGAAGCACTATTAGGCCAGTATAACTTAGCGACCAAAATTGATAATAATATGGTTTATGGAGGTGTTAAAAGACTCGATTATCAATTCAACAAGAAACAAAACAAACTTGTAAAAACCGTATAA
- a CDS encoding nucleoside phosphorylase produces the protein MPIKESELILNPDGSVYHLNLKPENVSDTIILVGDQNRVEKVSKHFDSIEFSTQKREFKTHTGLYKGKRLTVLSTGIGPDNIDIVLNELDALFNIDLSTKIPKQTITPLNFIRIGTSGSLQEDIPVDAFVLSTHGLDLNGMLHAYQINGINNPGIEEAFIAHTNWHDYKARPIVIENSPVLEARLESDKTHKGLTATAGGFYGPQGRVLRLPVQDADLNHKMDNFNFKGTTITNFEMETSAIYGLAKLLGHHAVSLNAIIANRASGTFSKNPALTIEKLITYTLDKITQ, from the coding sequence ATGCCTATTAAAGAATCGGAATTAATATTGAATCCAGATGGTAGTGTGTATCATTTAAACTTGAAACCCGAAAACGTTTCGGATACCATTATTTTAGTAGGTGATCAAAACCGTGTTGAAAAAGTATCGAAGCATTTTGACAGTATTGAATTTTCAACTCAAAAACGTGAATTTAAAACCCATACCGGACTTTATAAAGGCAAGCGACTTACAGTGCTTTCTACCGGAATTGGTCCGGACAATATAGACATTGTACTTAACGAACTGGATGCACTTTTTAATATAGATTTAAGCACCAAAATACCCAAACAGACTATTACCCCACTCAATTTTATTAGGATTGGCACCTCTGGCTCTTTACAAGAAGACATCCCTGTAGACGCATTTGTTTTAAGTACTCATGGTTTAGATCTTAATGGTATGCTACACGCTTATCAAATAAATGGTATTAATAACCCGGGCATAGAAGAAGCTTTTATAGCGCATACCAATTGGCACGACTATAAAGCTAGGCCTATTGTTATAGAAAATAGTCCTGTGCTTGAAGCGCGATTAGAAAGTGATAAAACACATAAAGGATTAACGGCAACCGCAGGTGGGTTTTACGGTCCTCAGGGACGTGTTTTGCGTTTACCCGTTCAGGATGCCGATTTAAACCATAAAATGGACAACTTTAATTTTAAAGGAACTACTATTACCAATTTCGAAATGGAAACATCGGCTATATACGGATTGGCTAAATTACTGGGACATCATGCCGTATCCCTAAACGCTATCATTGCGAATAGAGCTTCTGGAACTTTTAGTAAAAACCCTGCTTTGACTATTGAAAAACTTATAACTTATACACTCGACAAAATTACTCAATAA